The genomic segment CCGATCACTCGCTCCTTGAGCGTGACCTTGCCCTCGGCAATCTCCCGCAGGCTGGTCACGATGAACTTGTTCTTGCTCTGGACCAGGGCCGGCGCGCCCCGCAGGAGCTGCTTCGCCCTCTGGGCCGCCACCATGGCCAGGGCAAAGCGGTTGGGGATCACGTCGAGGCAGTCTTCCACGGTTACGCGTGCCATT from the Thermodesulfobacteriota bacterium genome contains:
- the rpoZ gene encoding DNA-directed RNA polymerase subunit omega — encoded protein: MARVTVEDCLDVIPNRFALAMVAAQRAKQLLRGAPALVQSKNKFIVTSLREIAEGKVTLKERVIGKDAD